A segment of the Epinephelus fuscoguttatus linkage group LG23, E.fuscoguttatus.final_Chr_v1 genome:
TTAGTTGGTAGTTGGTAGTCAGTTGTCTAGTCAGTCAGTAATACTGCGTTTGTGGAGGCTGCACAAACTCTCGTCTATCTGGACACAGAGTTCATACTTTTCCCACAAATAGGAAAAGTGCCACTTTTCGTGCGTTTTATCCAAGTGAGGAGACGGGACTTTACTGCGGCATCAGCAACGAAGAACATGGTTATTTGTGGAGTGCACTTTACACCGGAGGATTATATTCCCGGGGACATGATGGAGTGTGAAATGCGATTTCGCCACCACAACCGGGTGAGACTGAGAGTGGGTGCAGACTAGCGGGTTGCACGGGGCTTTATTTCACTCACCAGTGACCACTATCAGGGAAACACGCTGTGTCATCAGAGGACCGGCAAAATGATGCATTTACCTGCCACATTTCCCTTGCTGTCTGGCTGGCTCAAAGTTGTAGGATTGTGGCCCGCCATATGTCCCGGCATAAACATTTGCAACCTCTTCACTGTCAAAGCTAGCCATTGTCTCATTTTACTGTACCTCTGCTGTACTTGGAATTGGGGACTCCCCCATGCTACGTCACTTCTGGTTTAGCGATTTTATAAATATGGAAGTAACAAATACTACTCCTAAAGTCACagttatgtatattttttatctttactCAAAGTGACCTCCAACCTGAAATATACACTTTAATGACCTAGGAGTAATGCCGGGCCATGACCtggccaacagacatgacagattacatgtcatcactggtggtCATTCACAACGTGCACAATATACAACTGAACAGTTTTCAAAAAAGTTTAACCCTTTCATTTCCCAGTGTCAATGGCTGAAAGCTGTGTTGACCACAACCTATCAATGAATGCACAGACCACAGGTAGATACACTGTGTGTCCACTTACCAACAACAAGCTCAATGAAAGACTCTGTATTCAATGTTGGGATGAAGCATCTGTATCTTCCCGCATCAGAAGGTCTCACATCAGAGAGTTTCAGTCAAATGTTTCCTCTCTTCAGTTCATCAGTGAACAGAGATGTTCTTCCTTTGTAGGATGGATGTTTAGTATCTAAGACTTCCTGACCACCAACCCACAAATGGACAGATAAAGGGTTCTGGTCATATTTCATCCACTCCAGCACCATGACAGCAGCGTCTTCCGCAGGTTCCAGACGACATGGcaagatgatgtcatcaccaaGCATTGCTACTATTGGCTGAGATGAGCCAATCAGCTGAGACTGACCTGGAAAGACAAATGTGTTAAGGTTCCTACAGGAAATAAATGATCCAAACTCTTCTGGTCAGGGCAGCAGTAATCCTCAATATGTTGACTGAATAAAAAGGGAGAGAGGTTTCCTGAGACTGAAGTGTGACgtcaatttttgtttttgtttatccatttttttctgcagtgtaTGAAATAAACAAGCAATATTATGCTTAACTAATGGTGTTTTTACTGCAGCAAAGTCCTTTTGTCAttgtattgtgtttgtgtgtgagttacCTGTACAGGAGTGTGTCAGGAGAAGATGGAGCACTAAAACACTGAGAGGTCTGAGATGAGATTTGAaggtctctctgtctgtgtggaaAAGCATCATGAAGATCTGAAACACAAAAATTATAGTGTTAACACAGAGGGGAAAAGGTTTTCAGTAgtttttataaaagtgaaaaaaaagttgagG
Coding sequences within it:
- the LOC125884270 gene encoding LOW QUALITY PROTEIN: butyrophilin subfamily 3 member A2-like (The sequence of the model RefSeq protein was modified relative to this genomic sequence to represent the inferred CDS: substituted 1 base at 1 genomic stop codon); amino-acid sequence: MQQIFMMLFHTDRETFKSHLRPLSVLVLHLLLTHSCTGQSQLIGSSQPIVAMLGDDIILPCRLEPAEDAAVMVLEWMKYDQNPLSVHLWVGGQEVLDTKHPSYKGRTSLFTDELKRGNIXLKLSDVRPSDAGRYRCFIPTLNTESFIELVVGAVSSPVISLAGIDRDKGGVVLQCESAGWHPEPEVLWLDGEGKLLSAGPTETVRGPDDLYTVSSRVTVEKRHSNSFTCRVQQSNINQTTETHIQVPALQLCESRPHLKCLMKNEDSERLTNVREHGEHDNIQEDSSSASQGP